Proteins encoded in a region of the Diabrotica virgifera virgifera chromosome 4, PGI_DIABVI_V3a genome:
- the LOC126884107 gene encoding uncharacterized protein LOC126884107 has translation MSLIADLIVKIASILGLIPNNYNDEKIREGLMKCNKAIKNIRDSMRYAKTMGEKQHLEAQMRQVKTLRNQLKVEQKKGAGLTPTKETAKHRVQWDDSLSAFNSRIRTGVISNLKHKDPGSFLVDCKALFKRRIQNALKKEAAVKVNIAFGGEFEIAQGDKMINETKYFTTSNSAIYRDTNLDEWFEKKVVEPISRDLEEFQERDSGWALKAVVNLGVNINKFTPQLGSSYIELPPQIKRKKACVNVKNDDEACFAWAIVSALYPATKDAQRVFKYPHYSDVLKLKGIQFPMTIKQIPNFEKQNNISINAYNLKKEKKNYTTLPILLTKNRKDKHINLLLIQDNYDEPPTQYHYVWIKNLSRLLSKQLSTEDGTKYFCDACLHYFRSQEQLNAHKTCCKGRSDVICDRCLQPFSSSKQLEAHTTDCVRINETAIKLPDESRKMLRFKNYRNKIKAPFAVYADLESALKRTGDPKKYQEHIPVAVGYFFKCSYDDTLSFYNSYRGKDCMKWFADELNQLAENVSTVFMCPYDINMTSQQERDFHAATHCHICEQRFSPSDKKVRDHDHMIPEHNYRGAAHEGCNINYKDAHTIPVIFHNLSGYDAHFIVNDIATHIKGPVDLLPITKEKYISFTKHIDHARIKFRFIDSFRFMASSLDKLSSYLTEYPNLNSQFLSLSEENFNLLTKKGIMPYDYIDSFQKFNETCLPPQEAFYNKLEDKPCPRRHYRRAQDVWSSFSCSNLGDYIDLYMKTDILLLADVFEQFRSSCLKTYNLDPAHYFTLPGFTWDAMLKHTKQELELLTDPDMFLFVERGIRGGLSQVCSKRRVHANNKYMESYDPSKPDSYLMYFDVNNQYGWAMSQFLPYGGFEWVDANIDVLSTPDDASEGYFLEVDLEYPQHIHDRHKDLPFCPQSLNPKTMLPPKRPREQTKLMATLHDKERYVIHYRTLKQALAHGLVLKKIHRVLKFKQSPWLKSYIDLNTNLRKAAKNEFEKNLFKLMNNAVFGKTMENVRKRVDIKLLTEWEGRYGAEARISSPLFKNATIFNENLVAVEMHRAEIWLDKPIYVGMSILDLAKTTIYDFHYGYLDRRFGENFTTCYTDTDCEIVEIREKDPYEAVKTDCHKYFDTSDYPKDNMYGIPQVNKKVLGLMKDENNGCIMTDYIGLRSKLYTTKVAITDNDIMKLRGKLIDQEYEDDEIEILIKNYGVTKKAKGVKKSVVKTKITFEDYVECLDTFTTKTASQNLIRSDKHHVYTITQSKIALSPTDDKRYHLPESYDTLPWGHYLVDNLKMDVD, from the coding sequence atgTCTTTAATTGCTGATTTAATTGTTAAAATCGCATCCATCTTGGGATTAATCCCAAACAATTATAATGATGAAAAGATACGAGAAGGCCTCATGAAATGTAATAAGGCAATCAAAAATATCAGGGACTCTATGAGATATGCTAAGACAATGGGGGAGAAACAGCATTTGGAAGCCCAGATGCGGCAAGTGAAAACGCTACGAAATCAGTTAAAGGTCGAACAAAAGAAGGGGGCGGGACTGACACCTACAAAGGAGACTGCAAAGCATAGGGTACAATGGGATGACTCTTTATCTGCGTTCAACTCACGAATTCGGACTGGGGTCATCTCAAACCTTAAACACAAGGACCCTGGCAGTTTTCTAGTGGATTGCAAAGCCCTGTTCAAGCGGCGAATTCAGAACGCACTAAAGAAAGAGGCGGCCGTTAAGGTGAATATAGCATTTGGTGGAGAATTCGAGATTGCTCAAGGCGATAAGATGATCAATGAAACGAAGTACTTTACTACTTCAAACTCAGCCATATATCGGGACACGAATCTTGATGAATGGTTCGAGAAAAAAGTAGTGGAGCCCATCAGCCGAGACTTGGAAGAATTCCAAGAACGTGATTCCGGATGGGCTCTAAAGGCAGTTGTTAACCTGGGggtgaatataaacaaatttacaCCGCAACTTGGCTCCTCCTACATTGAACTTCCTCCTCAGATTAAGAGAAAAAAAGCATGCGTAAATGTCAAAAATGATGATGAGGCATGCTTTGCATGGGCAATTGTATCGGCGTTATATCCTGCTACCAAAGATGCTCAAAGAGTTTTCAAATATCCACACTATTCTGATGTATTGAAATTAAAAGGTATTCAGTTTCCAATGACCATCAAACAAATTCCTAACTttgaaaaacaaaacaatatatcCATTAACGCATATAATTtgaaaaaggagaagaagaactATACGACCCTCCCAATCTTGCTAACAAAGAACAGAAAGGATAAACATATAAATCTTCTTCTGATTCAAGATAATTATGACGAGCCGCCTACTCAGTACCATTACGTTTGGATTAAAAATTTATCCCGCCTCCTTTCCAAGCAGCTTAGCACCGAAGATGGAACAAAATATTTCTGTGATGCCTGCCTGCATTACTTTCGATCACAGGAACAGTTAAATGCTCATAAGACATGCTGCAAAGGTCGATCAGATGTTATCTGTGATAGGTGCTTACAACCGTTTTCATCATCAAAACAGCTTGAAGCGCACACCACCGATTGCGTAAGAATTAATGAAACAGCCATCAAACTGCCAGACGAGAGTAGAAAAATGCTAAGATTTAAGAATTATAGGAATAAGATTAAAGCCCCCTTCGCCGTATATGCAGATCTCGAAAGTGCATTGAAACGTACGGGAGATCCTAAGAAGTATCAGGAACATATTCCTGTAGCAGTTGGGTATTTCTTCAAATGCTCATATGATGATACTCTCTCTTTTTATAACTCTTATCGAGGAAAGGACTGCATGAAATGGTTTGCAGATGAACTTAATCAGCTTGCTGAGAATGTATCTACAGTGTTTATGTGCCCCTATGATATAAATATGACATCTCAGCAGGAAAGAGATTTTCATGCTGCCACTCATTGTCATATCTGCGAGCAGCGCTTCTCCCCCAGTGATAAGAAAGTCCGAGACCACGATCACATGATTCCTGAACATAACTACAGAGGGGCGGCCCACGAAGGGTGTAACATTAATTACAAAGATGCTCACACTATCCCAGTGATATTTCATAACCTTAGCGGGTATGACGCGCACTTCATTGTTAACGATATTGCTACGCATATCAAAGGTCCAGTAGATCTTCTTCCTATTACTAAGGAGAAATATATCTCTTTTACGAAACATATCGATCATGCTCGAATTAAATTCCGTTTTatcgatagttttcgatttatggCTTCTTCTCTCGATAAGCTCTCTTCGTATTTGACAGAATATCCTAATCTCAACTCTCAATTTTTATCACTATCTGAGGAGAATTTCAATCTTCTAACTAAGAAAGGTATTATGCCATATGATTATATCGATTCATTCCAAAAATTCAATGAAACATGTCTACCGCCCCAGGAAGCATTTTACAATAAACTTGAGGATAAACCATGTCCTCGTCGGCATTATCGTAGAGCCCAAGATGTCTGGTCTTCATTCTCCTGCTCCAATCTCGGGGATTATATCGATTTATACATGAAAACGGATATTCTCCTTCTTGCGGACGTCTTTGAGCAATTTCGATCCAGTTGTCTTAAAACATATAATCTTGACCCAGCTCATTACTTTACTCTTCCCGGCTTCACATGGGATGCAATGCTTAAGCATACAAAACAGGAACTGGAGCTTTTAACAGATCCAGATATGTTTTTGTTTGTGGAGCGTGGTATTCGTGGTGGTTTGAGTCAAGTATGCTCGAAACGTCGCGTCCACGCTAATAACAAGTATATGGAATCTTACGATCCATCAAAGCCCGACTCCTATCTCATGTATTTCGACGTTAATAATCAATATGGCTGGGCAATGTCGCAATTCCTTCCGTATGGAGGGTTCGAGTGGGTTGATGCTAACATCGATGTTCTGTCCACACCTGACGATGCTTCTGAAGGGTACTTCCTCGAGGTCGATCTGGAGTACCCCCAACATATTCACGATCGTCATAAGGATCTTCCGTTTTGCCCCCAATCATTGAACCCTAAAACTATGCTTCCTCCTAAACGACCGCGAGAGCAAACCAAATTAATGGCTACCCTTCATGATAAAGAAAGATACGTAATTCATTACAGAACTTTGAAGCAAGCGCTAGCACACGGATTGGTGCTCAAAAAGATTCACCGAGTCCTAAAATTTAAGCAGAGTCCTTGGTTAAAATCATACATTGACTTGAATACAAATCTCCGAAAGGCAGCGAAAAatgaatttgagaaaaatctctTCAAGCTGATGAACAACGCTGTGTTCGGCAAGACCATGGAGAATGTGCGCAAGCGCGTTGACATTAAATTGCTTACTGAATGGGAGGGTCGTTACGGAGCAGAAGCTAGAATAAGTAGTCCCCTATTTAAGAATGCTACTATTTTTAATGAAAACTTGGTAGCTGTCGAGATGCATAGAGCGGAAATATGGTTGGATAAACCAATATACGTGGGCATGAGTATATTGGATTTGGCTAAAACCACGATCTATGATTTTCACTATGGGTATTTAGATAGAAGGTTTGGTGAGAACTTTACGACCTGCTATACAGATACCGATTGTGAGATCGTAGAGATACGGGAAAAAGATCCCTATGAAGCTGTGAAAACAGACTGCCACAAGTATTTCGATACATCTGACTATCCTAAAGACAATATGTATGGCATCCCCCAggttaataaaaaagtacttgGACTGATGAAGGATGAGAATAATGGATGCATTATGACAGACTACATAGGGCTCAGATCTAAATTATATACAACAAAAGTAGCTATCACAGATAATGATATAATGAAACTGAGGGGAAAGTTAATAGATCAGGAGTATGAGGACGATGAGATTGAAATACTTATTAAAAATTATGGTGTGACAAAGAAGGCGAAGGGGGTTAAAAAATCTGTTGTAAAGACTAAAATTACCTTCGAAGACTATGTCGAGTGTTTGGATACCTTTACAACTAAGACAGCCTCGCAGAATCTTATACGCTCTGATAAACACCACGTATATACAATTACACA